A region from the Lolium perenne isolate Kyuss_39 chromosome 4, Kyuss_2.0, whole genome shotgun sequence genome encodes:
- the LOC127347039 gene encoding uncharacterized protein, with amino-acid sequence MELRSARRLRRSPPPPPDGATSGHLPRSSDRISALSDDMILVILSRLGSVRAAARTGLLSRRWRGLWTRLTDLVFCGDASDTIEAALAGFSASHVVSSIHIHIRFPRTHDPSSLLRTVALLSPAELMFVLKNEEQFIWPLYRSPVADVVLPSFHRVTSIELDVGLLSIGPPPAAGEFPALEKLSLAGYILDLGTLLSRCPRLRVLGVTFRDANDPLSLHAELAALETAVAVLGLTMSLLAIETRRIYVVNAAGFGPLLRAMARLSPRKVMITQKFGGHEYGRDEFRGHIEADLPCFHYATSIDMDLLSTVRFTLLPDGEFSALDTLSLPWRCSIPDLDSLVRRCPRLRVLKVALATGDVTVRSASLQDLSLYGYAKADAVAANTNPSQFQQQLRFVDALVQSLTGQLQSMYNLGARKVLFLPVGSCPSLRELSFGRDCSAEEKTMAARYNVAAEAVVSTVLNFVWKN; translated from the exons ATGGAACTGCGATCGGCGCGCCGCCTAAGGcgctcgccgccaccgccgccggatGGAGCTACCTCCGGACATCTTCCACGGTCTTCTGACCGCATCAGCGCTCTCTCCGACGACATGATCCTTGTGATCCTCTCGCGCCTCGGCAGCGTCCGCGCCGCCGCGCGCACGGGCCTCCTCTCGCGACGGTGGCGCGGCCTGTGGACCCGCCTCACCGATCTTGTCTTCTGCGGCGATGCGTCCGACACGATCGAAGCGGCGCTCGCCGGCTTCTCCGCCTCACATGTGGTATCTTCCATCCACATCCACATCCGCTTTCCGAGAACACATGACCCGAGCTCGTTGCTGCGCACGGTGGCGCTGCTCTCACCGGCGGAGCTAATGTTCGTCCTCAAGAACGAGGAGCAGTTTATTTGGCCACTATACAGAAGCCCTGTTGCCGACGTTGTTCTGCCTAGTTTCCATCGCGTCACGTCGATTGAGCTAGACGTTGGGCTGCTCAGCATCGGCCCACCGCCGGCCGCCGGTGAGTTTCCCGCGCTTGAGAAGCTGTCCCTCGCTGGCTACATCCTCGACCTCGGCACATTGCTCAGCCGCTGCCCACGCCtccgggtgctcggtgtcaccttTCGCGATGCCAATGACCCCCTCTCGCTCCATGCAGAACTCGCGGCGCTCGAAACCGCAGTTGCAGTGCTTGGCCTCACGATGTCCCTCCTCGCCATCGAGACTCGCCGGATTTATGTTGTCAACGCCGCTGGTTTCGGACCCCTTCTCCGCGCCATGGCGAGGCTATCACCCCGGAAGGTTATGATCACTCAGAAATTTGGCGGTCACGAATATGGCAGGGACGAATTTCGCGGACACATCGAAGCCGATCTGCCCTGTTTCCACTATGCTACGTCCATTGATATGGATTTACTCAGCACCGTCCGCTTCACATTACTGCCGGATGGCGAGTTCTCGGCGCTTGACACGCTGTCCCTGCCATGGCGTTGCAGCATTCCCGACCTCGACTCCTTGGTCAGACGCTGCCCGCGCTTACGTGTGCTCAAGGTGGCCTTGGCTACGGGTGATGTCACGGTCCGTTCGGCGTCGTTGCAGGACCTCTCTCTCTATG GATATGCCAAAgccgacgccgtcgccgccaacaccaaccCTTCTCAGTTTCAGCAGCAGCTCCGGTTCGTCGACGCGCTGGTCCAGTCCCTCACCGGCCAGCTCCAGAGCATGTACAACCTCGGAGCGCGCAAGGTGTTGTTCCTGCCGGTGGGGAGTTGCCCGTCTCTGCGGGAGCTGAGCTTCGGCAGGGACTGCAGTGCCGAGGAGAAAACCATGGCCGCGCGGTACAATGTGGCGGCCGAGGCCGTGGTGAGCACGGTTTTGAATTTCGTCTGGAAAAATTAA
- the LOC127348526 gene encoding uncharacterized protein — protein MEREGILNSGRAGGDWVGGCCTKERDRVDGAQPEEPDTSAGFGAARLQAGQGDRNAPFCRRVGTDEAIRRGNGDPSNEDDDLMMNDSPATEPAWRGLLNNDIYHNCNHGPKYGGGV, from the exons ATGGAACGTGAAGGCATCCTCAACAGCGGACGTGCGGGCGGTGACTGGGTCGGCGGTTGCTGCACCAAGGAGCGCGACCGGGTTGATGGAGCGCAGCCTGAAGAGCCAGACACAAGCGCTGGCTTTGGAGCTGCACGTCTGCAGGCTGGGCAAG GTGATAGAAATGCACCCTTTTGTCGTAGGGTGGGCACTGATGAAGCTATAAGGAGGGGCAATGGCGACCCAAGCAATGAAGATGATGATCTGATGATGAATGATTCACCAGCAACAGAGCCAGCTTGGAGAG GACTTCTAAACAATGACATCTATCATAACTGTAATCATGGCCCAAAGTATGGTGGTGGGGTTTGA